GCATTTGTTTATTGCATTAAATTGTATCGACGTAATGCGCTCCAAGGAACGTTAGCGGAAAGAAAAGCTTGCCCGATTTATTTTGCGAATGACTGCACCTTTAATTGTTTCAGTATTGTAGCTTGGCAGGTCTGTTGGTGCATGTTAAGTGTTGCTGGATGcagcaactaaaaaaaaattaggaAGGTCAGCTAGGCAGCACGAGAACAGTTTACTGATGAACTTTCGCACGTGTGGCTTCTTCTGTCGTTTAGCGTATTTTTGTATTCATAGCTGTTGTGCTCTCTTTCATGGGCCAAAATCACGCTGTTGTAGGACGACGATGGTCGCAGTCACAGTGAGGCGGCAAGGCTGGTGCACACTGGCTGCAAATTGTATTGTGCACACTTATTGTAACAAATTGTTGCGCAGGTGTACTGATCACACAAGTATCATACTGGTTAAGTAGCGTCATTTTAATAGTAATCATATGGTCGCTGCCATAATCATCACGCAGTAATCACAGGTTTCCTCACAGTATCTAAAGAAACAGAAGGGTACGACAACGTACAGCAGTTGACCCTCTGCAGGAACGTGTACAGCTGGACCAGTTTGCAGATATTCATGACATCGAAGCGCATACACATGGACACCTAGATAGAACAACTGCTTGTCATGTTTCGCATTCCATATCTGTCTGTTTGCGCTTCCATGCCATTAGTTGTAGCCCAAAGGGCAAACATTACATATGTCATGACCGGCAGCTTACAGCTTTCTTCAAAAAGTCTACTATCATTGAGTTTTACCGGTACTCGATAAAGAAGCTTGGGAGGAAGTTAAAGACCGCAAAACGGGCGAGGGATCGAAAAATGATAGGTATAACGCTAAGGGACAgtaagacagcggtgtggatcggagagcaaacgggaatgGGGTAGCCAATACCGTAGTTGACATTGAGAgcaagaagtggagctgggcaggtcatgtaatgcgtagggtagacaaccggtggacaattagagatgcacaatgggtaccaagagaaagcAAGCGTAGTCGAGGAAGGTAGATGATTCGGTGGTcttatgaaattaggaaatttgcaggcacaaacTGGGGCAGCCGGCGCAAGACGGCTGTAATTGGACAACGCTGGGAGATGCCATCGTCATGCAGTAGACATAATGATAGCGATGATTGTAATAATCACGATAACGAGTGAACGCTCTGACTGTACTGCGCAGTCACACAAGAGAGCTGTTTACTCTTTGCTGCATCCCACTTAGTTCGCAGTGGTATTTCTCATTGTAGGTACGGGAGCGCTTCGGCCTAGCCGAGCCGTACGAGGCCAAGCTGTCCGGCGAGGCAATGCAGGACCATCCGCAGCCATGCGCCCGCGGTGCGTACAGCGCGTTCCCGTCACACCCGTTTCCTTTGTCGGAGCAGTTCGAGGACTGCCTCTTCCTCAACGTTTGGACTCCGCTCAAGGGAAAAGGTGACGAGGACATCTCGCCCAAGCCCGTCGTGGTCGTCCTGGTGGGCGGCAACTTCATGTCCGGCGGAAGCGGCGACTACGATTTGTTCGACGGATCGGTCATGGCCTCCCTCTGGAACCAGGTGGAGGCCTCGGTTCTTTTATGCAAATGAGCAGCATTATTTGGTGCTTTATTCCCGCGTGTCAGAACTGCTCGGTCGTCTCTCGCGCCTAGCACAAGGCCATTTCGCTTATTATAGAACGACCTCGCTCTCTTTATtcgggaaggaggaggaggaggaaaaaaagaaggaaaggcagggaagttaaccagaagcacgtccggtttgctaccctacacgggggaaggggattaaagggatgaaaagaaaggagagagagggaagaaagtactcgcagtataaacacgtgcggttgtccaacacttcacaatcggtcactgaggccagtggacttcatgaactgtaatgccacgtacacactagcggaaaaacgtgcgcggcgcgccgccggcggcaagacgcgcgccgcgaaagcagcctcgaaacgggtttttgttgccgcggcagggatcgctcctggaccgattttttgcggtttgccgcgtgccgcggatgaaggagaccaatgagagcggcccgcttccgtgacgtgcgcgcgggaaactggtgccatgcggacccgcccgaccgcttgtttctcgtttcgcactatcatctgcacgcgtgagctcccggatagttcgagaaggggagaggagcctagtctgtcacgtgattgccgcagcggcgcgccgccggttggtgtggccgccctgccgctgctgcgttttgccgccggcggcgcgccgcgcgcgttttgccgctagtgtgtacgtgccataacaatGCCCGCGttgctttgtaagcctgcgacgcgtggggccacggtccaagaatctttgtctctgaaaacggtctgctgtctaatcagtctaacacactccggagaaggtcacgttcggtctcataaagatgacaaaaacacaacacgtgttccaccgtctcctcacagttgcacgagtcacagattggtgtgtcggacatgcccaggagaaatgagtacgctttcgtaaaagccactcctaaccagaggcggtaaagtaaagttgcatcacggcgggggaagttcgatggaatttgtagcctcagtgtaggatccagccgttggagatgacagttcgtaaaaatcgggctgctccatgacgtttctgtctcggtttgagcgagtaaacgaagacccctcacagcgtctgtccttgataagggtataggaacagtcagggtttccttatgggctttATTCGGGAAGCGTGATAAAGAAACCTAAGGCTCAACGCCACAAGGTCCCTACTATTGTTATTGTGCACGTGTGCTTGCTAAATGTTTCGCAGATCTCTAAAAAATATTTTTCGAATTATAGAGATGTCGAATATGAGAGAATCATATAACGTGTACCAGCCTGTAAATTAGTGtcatatatatgtataataaaaaaggcgttggagtgcatacggcaggcattaccaaatcatgactgggagcttaccactgtcgttgaaaacaaaagtgtacaatcattgcattctaccggtgctaacatatgggacagaaacttggagattaacaaagaagcacgagaataagttaaggaccacggaaagagcgatggaaggagaaatgttaggcctaacattcagAGACTGGAAGAgaatggtgtggatcagagcTAAAAAAGggagccgatattttagttgacattaggagaaaaaaatggagctgggcaggccatgtaatgcgtaggctaGATAACCgttgcaccattagagttacagaattacagttacagaattacagttacagaatgtaATGCGTAGGCTAGATAACCgttgcaccattagagttacagaattggtgccaagtGAAGAGAaacgcagttgaggacggcagaaaacaaggtgcgGGATGAAACTAGAAAATTTCCAGGTGCAGTGAGGTAGCGCAAGACCGGGTTcattggagatcacaaggagaggccaCCGTCGTGTAGTGGACATTAAAATAGGCTGATAACGATTATATATGATATacataatcatatcataagaagccaacaaacaatgacaccaaggacaacataggagaagtTACTTCTACTTActatttgaattaaagaaatgataaataaatgtaaatgtaAATGGATGAAAAATTAACTGTCCgcgggtggggaacgatcccacgtcttcgcattacacgtaagatgctcttaccattgagctaccgccgAGCCGTTTttaccatccactttctggggtatttatgttttaaaaCTTGAAGtaaccatgggagtgttagccagcgccaccactcatatATATTACATACACATagatgtgtgtgtatgtgtgcctGTTTGCCACATGCTTGCAGACATTGTTTATCAAAACGTTTATTTAAGACACTTCATTAAGCGTATCAAATAGGACCTGTTATATTAGACATGGCGCATCTACCACGTCACAGTCGTAATCAGTATAAAAGTTATACTGTAACACTGATGAAAACGTGTTGCGCTACTGACACACACGCTTGCACAGCCTGATGTATTCtttaaaaaagaatgtttaaAAGGTTCTCGATCTGGCAGCATACATCGTTGTTGGTGCCAACAAAACAGTTGCGGTGTGCATTTCGCATACGTATTTAATGAATGTCTCCGACACTGAAATCTGAGGTTTTGAATATGTATAAAAGTCGCATGTAGATATTGGAAGGACAGCGAAAATTCGGTGGGAGTACCCTCAGGATGCCAAGCGTTACAATGCCCCACAATTTCTTTTTCCAGAAATTTGTTCTGCAGGCATTACTTGACAAAATCTAGTCACTTATTTTTAATTGGCTTACACCAGTTATTACAGTCCAGTAAGAATAGGCTTTTCCCTCAACTTTATTTAATTTTACTTCGGATCAGTATAGAGGGAATGAGACTCGGAGAGTGTGGTCCACCTATCTGTCATAACAATCGACATTATAGGCAAACCACCCCATACGAAACTTGCCACGATGTATGTTTCAACTGCGGAAAGCATGATTTAGTAGTTTACATAAACGTATCCGCAAAAAGACATCCGCAGCAGCATGACCATTAATGTTACCCTTCTCTGGCACCAGCATGACATGAACTGTTTGGTTATAAGAACGTGAATAAGGCAACAGGACTAGAGGCATAGATAAATTAGACAAATTTGATAAATTATCTTAATGGCACTTTAGTTAGCCCGTATCGAGGCATCAAGCATGAGTTGAATTACAGTATCCTATTAGAGCTGAGAAAAGAATAGATTGCCGTTATTTATCACGTTATTGCActttaaaaaaacattttctttcgTAAATGCAGGTGATTGTTATTCCGAACTATCGCGTCGGAATGCTCGGTTTCTACACGATGCCTGGCGATAATTCCACTCGAGGCGCTGGCATCGCCGACCAGGTCCTGGTGCTCGAGTGGGTGCGCACGCACATCTCCTCGTACGGCGGCGACCCAAAAAAGGTCACTCTGCTCGGCCACGAGGCTGGTGCGACCGCCGTGGGCCTGCACCTCTTGTCTCCGACTAGCTCCGCGCTCTTTCACCGGGCAATATTGCTGAGCGGCTCACCGTACCGTCCTATGCCCAAGCACGCCGACATCATAATACGCGACATTTCTCACGAGCTGCTATGCAGCGATGAAATTGAGGCACCCGGCTCCGACGAGCACATCACCACGTGTCTCAAGATGAAGTCGGTACAAAGCTTGCTCGAGCACCAACGATCGGCCACGCTTGGCGGGGCTGTCGCAGCGTTCAACCCTTCGTTCGGCGGGACCCTAGTTGACCTGTACCGGAGATCCTCGCCGGTACAATCCGGCGAAGCGGACGGCGCTCTCTCCGAGAGCGGGAAGGACATTCTCGTCGGCACGACAGACAACGAAGGCAGCGCCTACGCGAGCGCCCTGCTCAGCTTCTTCGGTGTCGAGCAGGAGACGGACATCGACAGAGGGACAGCGTCACACATCTTGGAGGCCTACCTGAGGCACCACAACATCGGAATCGACGAGCGAATTCTGGAGACGTTCCTGCAGCGCAACGACTCAAGCAGCACTGTCGGTGCCCTCTCTCGCGCCATTGGCGACTTTTCTGTGCACTGCCCGGTGAAGCGATTCATAGAGAGCTACACGCGACGCGGAGAGCGGCGGTTTGGCGGCCCCAACGTTTACGCGTACTATTTCCGGCACGTACCGAACTTCCGCTGGTGGCCGCACTGGATGGGCTCGCCCCAAATGCTCGACTGGCTCTACCTGTCGGGCAATCTGCAGGGTCTGCGTTCGGAGAAGATAAACATCGGGGACACGGAAATTCTCCTCTCCAAGAATCTCGCCAGCCTATTGTCCTGCTTCGCATTGACAGGGTAAGGTTATGTATAACCTAAAGGTTATGGCCCACTATTCAGTAACTCAGAACACTTGTGTCCGCATATAATTATCCGCTGGAAATATTGTTCTTTTCCCTCCTCCACCCCCCGAAAGTAATACTTTGCATCTATCACCAGGTGGCCACATGAATTTAGGTTAGGAAGTCAATAGACCTCGTAAAACAAGCCCCCAAAAAGAAGCAATGTGAGTGTTAAAACTATAACGAGCAGTTCACTTGAAGTAAAGAATCCGCCTTGACTTCCAGCTTCTGTTGACATTAAATGGACcctaaaaagaaacactaaatcagtttatacttgataaagtattctttcaggactctagtttttttttcaatttctcgGTAAGAGGTTGATTAGCTCGAAGAGAAACTGAAAACCAAACCCCCCcacccttattttttttttttttggcggctaCACACAGCAGCGGCGTTCCAGTGTGTGGTCAAGGTTTTCAATTACATTCTCGTGTTTGGCTCATGGCGGCTTAGTTAATCTTCTCGAAGCTTGCGAAGTTCATTCTTTGGTTCTATTAGACACAATGTAGCCTCGCCTTCACATACAGAAATAAAAACTAGAGACGAGCCCGTGGTGTTACAGTTCATGACGTCACAGCAAGCTGGTGCGAAAACTTCAAAGCGGCGTCACCACCATTCACTCAATCTTGCTTGTTTTCTAGCTTACTAAGCCTTTTAACGTGGCCTGTCTGGTATTTGTAATAATATAGAAGGGTACTTTGCTAATGCAGCTCAAATtacgtttctctttagtgtccctttaaagaaagTTTGCTCAACGTTGAATTACTCGATCCGGTTGACAGCTGTATATGTTTTAAACAACCAGGTAAAACTGCCATAAACATAGCCGCAATCGTTTATTACAACGCTATTTTTCTTAAATTTACGCCGCTAAAACCTATTAGATTTTCTCTTGTGCTTCTCGGTATAGCTACGTAAATAAGTGAACGTACAGTATCGAACACGTAAAAGTTTCACCACGCTAAAATATGTAACAAAGGCGAAGATACGAGTATGTCATAAAAATATTTCACAACATTACAACGTTAAATTCCACAAGGACGAAACACCTCAGCAAATGAGTCACTTTGCaagcgacaaaaaagaaaaaagaacatgaCAAGGATATGAGCCATACTGGTCACTCTAGTCTTCCGTACAATTGCAGATTATTTTACGGAACTGGTTCTGAATGAGATATTGGGGAACAAAGAACATGAACGACACTTCTGGAGGATGATCCACAGATGCCATGAATGGATTCTACGGAACACACTGCAAAAGCTCTCCCGCAACCTTCCATTAGCAGAGCCAAACGGAAACCACCTCATGGTCCGTCATGGCAGTGGCAAGCCTGCCTGCTTCAGGCAAAACGGGTCTACAGCAACAAAGTGAACTACAACAAAGTCTACAACACGTGTTGTAGACTTTCGCTATCGTTCATCTCACCTCGGGAGCAAAGTTCGCGCGTTATCTGGGCAGCCTTCGTGAAGATTGGCTCCCTATATTGAGAATTGAAGGCCTAACAAGCCTAGCCTATGGTACCGCACAGTACACCTGTGCGTTACCATAGGCTCGCATTGATGTGGCTTCTATCTCGGACTGATGTGGCTTGAGGCAGGGCACGCCAGCATATGCTCTCCTTCGTTTCCTAGCAGCTCGTGCCTTGAAACGGCCGAAATTCTCACTGATGTACACAAACGCACGAACGCATCAATTTTAACAGATAAAATGGCATGGAGTAAATGAGGACATACATACACATCTTCCTCAATCTAGACACCTTCAATAAAAAAAGCACATTACAAGTACCACTACTTGTCTTCATGTCCTCGGTTATGTACTGCAGCTGCAGCTGTGTAAATACGTGCCAACTGGTCAAAGCCTAAGCACTGTTATGTAAAATGCTTAAAGACACTGATACTGAAGACTATAGGCATGCTCACATTTCCACCCGTGACACCAACGCCAATCCCTTTCCTTGC
This Dermacentor silvarum isolate Dsil-2018 chromosome 6, BIME_Dsil_1.4, whole genome shotgun sequence DNA region includes the following protein-coding sequences:
- the LOC119456915 gene encoding acetylcholinesterase; this translates as MDSSSDSDHRAIIASSASPRKTYNIIAATTALVVFGFLAYALTQIVVKLSANKHRNLNIYYGSGLVHGGTLLSVMDRGVVQYLNLRYAQVRERFGLAEPYEAKLSGEAMQDHPQPCARGAYSAFPSHPFPLSEQFEDCLFLNVWTPLKGKGDEDISPKPVVVVLVGGNFMSGGSGDYDLFDGSVMASLWNQVIVIPNYRVGMLGFYTMPGDNSTRGAGIADQVLVLEWVRTHISSYGGDPKKVTLLGHEAGATAVGLHLLSPTSSALFHRAILLSGSPYRPMPKHADIIIRDISHELLCSDEIEAPGSDEHITTCLKMKSVQSLLEHQRSATLGGAVAAFNPSFGGTLVDLYRRSSPVQSGEADGALSESGKDILVGTTDNEGSAYASALLSFFGVEQETDIDRGTASHILEAYLRHHNIGIDERILETFLQRNDSSSTVGALSRAIGDFSVHCPVKRFIESYTRRGERRFGGPNVYAYYFRHVPNFRWWPHWMGSPQMLDWLYLSGNLQGLRSEKINIGDTEILLSKNLASLLSCFALTGNPEKCSRSPPTHWNKATNSNLCTLVVENATTLVMRDGLPFGDACQEWDSVHEDYSVGAMMTRDSAERVLNTTWIQQQQIQSEGREGANNSIRRGGPPPLAITRLSVGGRRVPTWAKYLAGFIRENNLEHFNWSNIDKGARDSTSHEGDV